One window from the genome of Bacteroidota bacterium encodes:
- a CDS encoding SDR family oxidoreductase, with product MKKWSLKGKNAFITGGSKGIGLAVVEEFLTLGANVLTVARNDDDLNALKAELKTDKLETMVCDISVKEDRTKVIKYLGEKLDSLDILVNNAGSNIRKKVHEYSDEEIKYLFELNYFSCVDFCRGLFPLFRLSKSASIINITSVASFFDDSTGFPYASSKSAVNQFTKSLASEWGKHKIRVNAVLPWFIKTPLTEGYLANEENYKKIIERTPLNRVGNADEVASLVAFLSMDISSYITGQTIFVDGGVSGSVFGK from the coding sequence ATGAAAAAATGGAGCCTTAAAGGCAAAAACGCTTTTATTACCGGTGGCAGCAAGGGAATCGGGCTTGCAGTCGTCGAGGAGTTCCTGACTCTGGGTGCAAATGTTCTCACTGTCGCCCGTAACGATGATGATTTAAACGCACTCAAAGCGGAACTGAAAACAGACAAACTTGAAACGATGGTTTGTGATATTTCTGTGAAGGAAGACCGGACAAAGGTAATAAAATACCTCGGGGAAAAACTGGATTCATTGGACATCCTGGTTAATAACGCGGGTTCCAACATCCGTAAAAAAGTTCATGAGTATTCCGACGAGGAAATTAAATATCTTTTTGAACTCAATTATTTCAGTTGTGTCGATTTCTGCAGAGGTCTTTTCCCGTTGTTCAGACTTTCGAAGTCTGCTTCCATTATCAACATCACCTCGGTGGCGTCCTTTTTCGACGACTCCACAGGATTTCCATATGCATCCTCGAAATCCGCTGTAAATCAGTTTACCAAATCCCTTGCTTCCGAGTGGGGAAAACACAAAATCAGAGTGAATGCTGTGCTCCCCTGGTTTATTAAAACCCCGCTAACCGAGGGTTACCTGGCGAATGAAGAGAATTACAAAAAAATCATTGAACGGACACCTCTGAACAGGGTCGGAAATGCTGATGAAGTCGCATCACTGGTTGCCTTCCTGTCGATGGATATTTCATCTTATATAACCGGTCAGACAATCTTTGTGGACGGTGGGGTGAGCGGGAGTGTGTTTGGGAAGTAG